The sequence below is a genomic window from Lujinxingia litoralis.
TCTACGGCGGCGAAGACTGGGATTCGGACCAAACCCACCTCGACACCGCCGGCGAGGGGGTGGCCGCGTGAGCGCAACGCTTCCCTCCCAGACGCCCCGCACCTGGCGACGCCCCCCGCGCATCGCCAACCCCCGCACGCGCTGGACCCTCTACCTGGGCGCGACCCTCTATCTTATCTGGGCCCTCTCCTCGGTGGATATCGACCTGCCGCGCCTGCTCGAAGGCTTGAGCCGCGCCACCGAGTTCTTTGCCGCCGCGCTCACCCCGGACTTTTTCACCCGCTGGAGCGACATTCGCGCCGGCATCCTGGAGAGCCTGACCATGACGGTTGTGGCCACCGCCGCCGGCATCGCCCTCTCGGTGCCCCTGGGGCTGGGAGCGGCCCGCAACCTGGCCACTCGCCCGGTCTACCTGGTCTGCCGCGCGATCCTGGCGGTGACCCGCGCCTTCCACGAGATCATTTTGGCCATCATGCTCGTGGCCATGTTTGGCTTCGGGCCCTTTGCCGGCGTGGTCACCCTGGTGGTCTCCACCATTGGCTTTCTCGGCAAGCTGATCGCCGAAGATATCGAAGCCATTCAATGGAACTCGGTCGAGGCCATCGACTCGGTGGGCGCCTCCTGGCTGCAAAAGGTCGTCTACGCGGTGCTCCCCCAGATCATGCCCCGCTTTATCGGCCTCTCGCTCTACCGCCTGGACATCAACTTCCGCGAATCGGCAGTCATCGGCATCGTCGGCGCCGGGGGCA
It includes:
- the phnE gene encoding phosphonate ABC transporter, permease protein PhnE; the protein is MSATLPSQTPRTWRRPPRIANPRTRWTLYLGATLYLIWALSSVDIDLPRLLEGLSRATEFFAAALTPDFFTRWSDIRAGILESLTMTVVATAAGIALSVPLGLGAARNLATRPVYLVCRAILAVTRAFHEIILAIMLVAMFGFGPFAGVVTLVVSTIGFLGKLIAEDIEAIQWNSVEAIDSVGASWLQKVVYAVLPQIMPRFIGLSLYRLDINFRESAVIGIVGAGGIGATLTTAFDRYEFEAVSAILILIITTVFVAEYLAGAIRRRVL